From Megalops cyprinoides isolate fMegCyp1 chromosome 18, fMegCyp1.pri, whole genome shotgun sequence, one genomic window encodes:
- the LOC118793365 gene encoding RNA-binding protein with multiple splicing-like, producing the protein MNNNKIEKESESSEFTNHEEEVRTLFVSGLPLDIKPRELYLLFRPFKGYEGSLIKLTSKQPVGFVSFDSRSEAEAAKNALNGVRFDPEIPQTLRLEFAKANTKMAKNKLVGTPNPPPSQQSPGPQFISRDPYELTVPALYPSSPDVWAPYPLYPAELSPALPPAFTYPSSLHAQIRWIPPADSTPQGWKSRQFC; encoded by the exons atgaataacaataaaattgaaaaagagAGCGAATCAAGTGAATTCACCAACCACGAAGAAGAG GTCCGGACCCTGTTTGTTAGTGGTTTGCCACTTGATATCAAACCCAGAGAGCTTTATCTCTTATTCAGACCATTTAAG GGCTATGAAGGCTCTCTAATTAAACTCACCTCCAAACAG CCAGTAGGATTTGTCAGTTTTGACAGCCGATCAGAGGCGGAAGCTGCAAAGAATGCTCTGAAT GGTGTGCGTTTTGACCCAGAGATTCCCCAGACCCTGCGGCTGGAGTTTGCCAAGGCCAACACCAAGATGGCCAAAAACAAGCTGGTGGGCACTCCCAACCCCCCTCCATCCCAGCAGAGCCCTGGGCCTCAATTCATCAGTAGAGACCCCT ATGAGCTCACAGTCCCCGCACTTTACCCCAGTAGCCCCGACGTCTGGGCCCCATACCCCCTGTACCCGGCGGAGTTGTCTCCTGCTCTGCCTCCCGCTTTCACCTACCCCTCTTCGCTGCACGCTCAG ATTCGCTGGATCCCTCCTGCCGACAGCACTCCTCAGGGATGGAAGTCCAGGCAGTTCTGCTGA